Proteins from a genomic interval of Quercus lobata isolate SW786 chromosome 11, ValleyOak3.0 Primary Assembly, whole genome shotgun sequence:
- the LOC115968300 gene encoding phenylalanine--tRNA ligase alpha subunit, cytoplasmic, with the protein MAEEAILGYLAKNEEIGDSGEFAAKHGLNHDEVVNVIKSLHGFRYVEAQDIKRESWVLTDEGKLYADTGSPEAQLFLAIPPEGGIPREELQTKLGPLLFKIGCAQAAKNRWVDMGGQQVTRRVQHVDDRVKDLLLKIKEGQVVDQDNIKALKARKLIVPQTWNGYLLKKGPDYAPQRKKFAADLTREMLQSGDWKNVEFKEYNFNAKGQTIEAGHLHPLNKVRHQLRMIFLQMGFEEMPTDRYVESSFWNFDALFQPQQHPARDSHDTFYLKVPSTTKELPEDYVERVKRVHESGGYGSRGYEYDWSREEANKNLLRTHTTAVSARMLYNLAQDTLKKPFTPKRYFSIDRVFRNEAVDRTHLAEFHQIEGLICDRGLTLGDLIGVLHDFFSRLGMSKLRFKPAYNPYTEPSMEIFSYHEGFGKWVEVGNSGMFRPEMLLPMGLPEDVRVIAWGLSLERPTMILYGYNNIRDLFGHKVDLGLIKTNPICRLGL; encoded by the exons GACATAAAGAGGGAGTCGTGGGTGCTTACCGATGAGGGTAAGCTGTATGCTGATACAGGATCACCTGAAGCGCAACTGTTCTTGGCAATACCTCCTGAGGGTGGTATCCCCAGAGAAGAGTTGCAA ACTAAGCTCGGCCCGTTGCTTTTCAAAATAGGCTGCGCTCAGGCAGCAAAGAATAGATGGGTGGATATGGGAGGGCAACAAGTGACCCGAAGG GTCCAACATGTGGATGATAGAGTCAAAGATTTGCTTCTAAAGATAAAAGAAGGACAG GTTGTTGACCAAGATAATATCAAGGCTCTCAAAGCAAGAAAGCTTATTGTTCCACA GACATGGAATGGCTACTTGTTGAAAAAGGGTCCTGACTATGCTccacaaagaaagaaatttgCTGCTGATTTGACTCGTGAGATGCTACAGAG CGGCGATTGGAAGAATGTAGAGTTCAAAGAATATAACTTCAATGCAAAAGGTCAGACTATTGAAGCTGGTCATCTTCATCCACTGAACAAG GTTCGGCATCAATTGAGGATGATTTTTCTTCAGATGGG GTTTGAGGAGATGCCTACGGACAGATATGTTGAGAGCAG CTTCTGGAACTTTGATGCCCTGTTCCAGCCGCAACAACATCCTGCCCGTGATTCACACGATACATTCTACCTGAAAG TTCCTTCCACCACAAAGGAGCTTCCTGAAGATTATGTTGAGCGGGTGAAGCGTGTACATGAATCTGGTGGTTATGGTTCCAGGGG CTATGAATATGATTGGAGCAGAGAGGAAGCAAACAAAAACCTTCTGCGTACACACACAACAGCTGTGTCAGCCAGGATGCTTTACAATCTAGCCCAGGATActttaaaa AAACCATTTACTCCCAAAAGATACTTCTCTATAGATCGTGTTTTCAGAAATGAAGCAGTAGATCGAACTCATCTTGCAGAGTTCCACCAGATAGAAG GCTTGATATGTGATAGAGGACTTACACTTGGTGACTTGATTGGAGTCCTGCATGATTTCTTCTCCCGGCTGG GCATGTCCAAGCTGCGTTTTAAGCCGGCTTATAACCCATATACGGAACCTAGCATGGAGATTTTCAG TTACCATGAAGGCTTTGGTAAATGGGTAGAGGTTGGAAATTCTGGCATGTTTAGACCTGAAATGTTGCTTCCTATGGGATTACCAGAAGATGTTCGTGTTATTGCATGGGGCCTTTCCCTTGAGAG GCCGACTATGATCTTGTACGGCTATAATAACATCCGGGATCTGTTTGGGCACAAG GTGGATCTTGGTCTCATCAAGACAAACCCTATATGTCGTTTAGGACTTTGA